A stretch of the Ptiloglossa arizonensis isolate GNS036 chromosome 1, iyPtiAriz1_principal, whole genome shotgun sequence genome encodes the following:
- the LOC143144002 gene encoding uncharacterized protein LOC143144002 — MDNLSDSLKGELDSFTSTDSLQLITDEFRIRHLSTPDVSNIELSKRVALLELENERLRVDMENLRIELNARIAANEGLKGKITELYVEMQLVLQEKQKLQNTLTDTNNRLEAAEASAKWYQAQVHGLQANKKTLQVEIDTYQGILQQRQQTIVNINTKYKQLNMDYTELLQKHQKEKQDLEHEIQNLRTRKQSNSITETLDNIPLFSPPDMSTKLELTEDELRDTKAELKTLEKRLLSNEVSKMLMENALTKQCTLITTMEENMQKCETEKNQTADTLRKTQLEIKKLKSENETLQTTLLSSKQEQSQIEDAIFQLRLQLTKMIAQYKLLKSKNVEAEVKLNSMQDVINENKRLKMLSYEANSTLIKKLRQEKSKVKSLENKLYGVQTKGHLGDMKNKTELSLRECLKQVLMRNKDLKDQLKALTKTSDESIDEGYGDSSFVSTISIDIPSPSSINSVLLNTASSVLLRSKDFCKPMQKELDHLQLKLNKLREQHCIV; from the exons ATGGACAATCTGTCTGATTCATTGAAAGGAGAATTAGATTCTTTTACATCAACAGATTCCTTACAATTAATAACTGATGAGTTTCGTATTAGGCATTTATCAACACCTGATGTTTCTAACATAGAATTATCAAAGCGTGTTGCATTACTGGAATTAGAAAATGAACGACTTAGAGTAGATATGGAAAATTTACGTATTGAGCTTAATGCTAGAATTGCAGCAAATGAAGGTCTCAAAGGAAAGATTACAGAGTTGTATGTAGAAATGCAATTAGTGCTTcaggaaaaacaaaaattacagaATACTTTAACAGATACAAACAATCgtttagaagcagcagaagcaTCTGCAAAATGGTATCAAGCTCAGGTACATGGTTTACAAGCAAACAAGAAAACTTTACAAGTAGAGATTGATACGTACCAAGGAATATTGCAGCAAAGGCAACAAACTATAGTTAATATAAATACCAAGTATAAGCAGTTGAACATGGATTATACTGAACTTCTTCAGAAGCATCAAAAGGAAAAACAAGATTTGGAacatgaaatacaaaatttgagGACACGGAAACAATCAAATAGTATTACAGAAACATTAGATAATATTCCATTATTTAGCCCTCCAGATATGTCTACAAAACTAGAGTTGACAGAGGATGAACTACGAGATACAAAGGCAGAGCTAAAAACATTGGAAAAACGTCTCTTGAGTAATGAAGTGTCTAAAATGTTGATGGAAAATGCTTTAACTAAACAATGTACATTGATTACAACTATGGAAGAGAATATGCAGAAATGTGAAACTGAAAAAAATCAAACTGCTGATACACTACGTAAAACACagcttgaaattaaaaaattgaaatctgaaaatgaaacattgcAAACCACTCTGCTTTCTTCCAAACAGGAACAAAGCCAGATAGAAGATGCAATTTTCCAGTTACGATTGCAATTAACAAAAATGATTGCACAGTATAAGCTTCTGAAATCAAAAAATGTAGAAGCAGAAGTAAAATTGAATTCAATGCAAGatgtaataaatgaaaataaacgtttaaaaatgttGTCTTATGAAGCTAACAGTACACTTATCAAGAAACTTCGACAAGAAAAAAGTAAAGTTAAAAGCTTAGAGAATAAATTGTACGGTGTACAAACAAAAGGACATTTAGGTGATATG AAAAACAAGACAGAACTTTCTTTACGCGAGTGTCTGAAGCAGGTTCTAATGAGAAACAAA GATTTAAAAGACCAATTAAAGGCACTGACAAAAACTTCAGATGAAAGTATTGATGAAGGATATGGTGATAGTAGTTTTGTTAGTACCATTTCTATAGACATTCCATCACCAAGTTCAATTAATTCAGTATTATTAAACACAGCTTCTAGTGTTTTGTTAAGAAGTAAAGACTTCTGTAAACCAATGCAAAAAGAACTTGATCATCTACAACTAAAACTTAATAAACTGAGAGAACAGCATTGCATAGTATGA